The Tenrec ecaudatus isolate mTenEca1 chromosome 6, mTenEca1.hap1, whole genome shotgun sequence genome has a window encoding:
- the NMT2 gene encoding glycylpeptide N-tetradecanoyltransferase 2 isoform X2 — MRRRRSTPKEVLEGIWEPKRKRRNKREKRRNRTPEAPSQIRRLILRRLKCSSLQNTTPSGSRFQRKHLWSAAIPMQKLQDIQRAMELLSACQGPARSIDEAAEHRYQFWDTQPVPKLNEVVTSHGAIEPDKDNVRQGPYSLPQGFMWDTLDLSNAEVLKELYTLLNENYVEDDDNMFRFDYSPEFLLWALRPPGWLPQWHCGVRVSSNKKLVGFISAIPASIRIYDSVKKMVEINFLCVHKKLRSKRVAPVLIREITRRVNLEGIFQAVYTAGVVLPKPVATCRYWHRSLNPRKLVEVKFSHLSRNMTLQRTMKLYRLPDVTKTSGLRPMDSKDIKAVGELINSYLEQFHLAPVMDEGDVAHWFLPQEHIIDTFVVESSSGKLTDFLSFYTLPSTVMHHPIHKSLKAAYSFYNVHTETPLLDLMNDALIIAKLKGFDVFNALDLMENKTFLEKLKFGVGDGNLQYYLYNWRCPGTDSEKVGLVLQ, encoded by the exons AAGTCCTGGAGGGGATTTGGgagccaaaaagaaaaagaagaaacaaaagagaaaaaaggagaaaCCGAACTCCGGAGGCACCAAGTCAGATTCGGCGTCTGATTCTCAGGAGATTAAAATGCAGCAGCCTTCAAAA CACAACGCCATCTGGCAGCAGATTTCAGCGGAAACACCTATGG AGCGCCGCCATCCCAATGCAGAAGTTGCAGGATATCCAGCGGGCAATGGAGCTGCTGTCAGCGTGCCAGGGCCCAGCCAGGAGCATCGACGAGGCTGCGGAACACAGATACCAGTTCTGGGACACACAGCCAGTTCCCAAACTAA ATGAAGTAGTAACATCTCACGGTGCGATTGAACCAGATAAGGACAATGTACGGCAGGGACCCTATTCTCTGCCGCAGGGTTTCATGTGGGACACGCTAGATTTGAGTAATGCGGAAGTG CTCAAGGAGTTATACACACTGCTAAATGAGAATTACGTGGAAGATGACGACAACATGTTCCGGTTCGACTACTCGCCCGAGTTCTTGCTGTG GGCTCTGCGCCCTCCAGGCTGGCTCCCTCAGTGGCACTGTGGCGTCAGAGTGTCTTCAAATAAGAAACTCGTAgggttcatcagtgccatccCTGCAAGCATTCGGATTTACGACAG CGTGAAGAAGATGGTAGAAATCAACTTTCTTTGTGTTCACAAGAAATTGAGATCAAAACGGGTAGCCCCTGTGTTAATTCGAGAAATCACCAGAAGAGTGAACCTGGAAGGGATTTTCCAAGCCGTTTACACCGCTGGGGTGGTACTTCCCAAGCCTGTGGCCACATGCAG GTACTGGCATCGATCACTAAACCCCCGAAAATTGGTAGAAGTAAAATTTTCTCACTTGAGTAGGAATATGACGTTACAGAGAACAATGAAGCTGTACAGACTTCCAGAT GTTACAAAGACTTCTGGATTGAGACCGATGGACTCAAAAGACATCAAAGCAGTTGGAGAATTAATCAACAGTTACCTAGAGCAGTTTCACCTTGCCCCAGTGATGGATGAAGGGGATGTCGCCCACTGGTTCCTCCCACAGGAGCACATTATTGACACGTTTGTAGTGGAG AGTTCAAGTGGTAAATTAACTGACTTCCTGAGCTTCTACACACTCCCTTCAACGGTCATGCATCACCCTATTCACAAAAGCCTCAAAGCGGCTTACTCCTTCTACAACGTGCACACCGAGACGCCCCTCTTAGACCTCATGAACGACGCGCTCATCATAGCCAAGTTG AAAGGATTTGATGTATTCAATGCACTGGATTTAATGGAAAATAAGACATTCTTGGAAAAGCTCAAGTTTGGTGTAGGAGACGGCAATTTGCAGTATTACTTATACAATTGGAGGTGTCCAGGAACAGATTCGGAAAAG GTTGGACTTGTGTTACAGTAG
- the NMT2 gene encoding glycylpeptide N-tetradecanoyltransferase 2 isoform X1, protein MAEDSESAASQQSLELDDQDTCGIDGDNEEETEHAKGSPGGDLGAKKKKKKQKRKKEKPNSGGTKSDSASDSQEIKMQQPSKSAAIPMQKLQDIQRAMELLSACQGPARSIDEAAEHRYQFWDTQPVPKLNEVVTSHGAIEPDKDNVRQGPYSLPQGFMWDTLDLSNAEVLKELYTLLNENYVEDDDNMFRFDYSPEFLLWALRPPGWLPQWHCGVRVSSNKKLVGFISAIPASIRIYDSVKKMVEINFLCVHKKLRSKRVAPVLIREITRRVNLEGIFQAVYTAGVVLPKPVATCRYWHRSLNPRKLVEVKFSHLSRNMTLQRTMKLYRLPDVTKTSGLRPMDSKDIKAVGELINSYLEQFHLAPVMDEGDVAHWFLPQEHIIDTFVVESSSGKLTDFLSFYTLPSTVMHHPIHKSLKAAYSFYNVHTETPLLDLMNDALIIAKLKGFDVFNALDLMENKTFLEKLKFGVGDGNLQYYLYNWRCPGTDSEKVGLVLQ, encoded by the exons AAGTCCTGGAGGGGATTTGGgagccaaaaagaaaaagaagaaacaaaagagaaaaaaggagaaaCCGAACTCCGGAGGCACCAAGTCAGATTCGGCGTCTGATTCTCAGGAGATTAAAATGCAGCAGCCTTCAAAA AGCGCCGCCATCCCAATGCAGAAGTTGCAGGATATCCAGCGGGCAATGGAGCTGCTGTCAGCGTGCCAGGGCCCAGCCAGGAGCATCGACGAGGCTGCGGAACACAGATACCAGTTCTGGGACACACAGCCAGTTCCCAAACTAA ATGAAGTAGTAACATCTCACGGTGCGATTGAACCAGATAAGGACAATGTACGGCAGGGACCCTATTCTCTGCCGCAGGGTTTCATGTGGGACACGCTAGATTTGAGTAATGCGGAAGTG CTCAAGGAGTTATACACACTGCTAAATGAGAATTACGTGGAAGATGACGACAACATGTTCCGGTTCGACTACTCGCCCGAGTTCTTGCTGTG GGCTCTGCGCCCTCCAGGCTGGCTCCCTCAGTGGCACTGTGGCGTCAGAGTGTCTTCAAATAAGAAACTCGTAgggttcatcagtgccatccCTGCAAGCATTCGGATTTACGACAG CGTGAAGAAGATGGTAGAAATCAACTTTCTTTGTGTTCACAAGAAATTGAGATCAAAACGGGTAGCCCCTGTGTTAATTCGAGAAATCACCAGAAGAGTGAACCTGGAAGGGATTTTCCAAGCCGTTTACACCGCTGGGGTGGTACTTCCCAAGCCTGTGGCCACATGCAG GTACTGGCATCGATCACTAAACCCCCGAAAATTGGTAGAAGTAAAATTTTCTCACTTGAGTAGGAATATGACGTTACAGAGAACAATGAAGCTGTACAGACTTCCAGAT GTTACAAAGACTTCTGGATTGAGACCGATGGACTCAAAAGACATCAAAGCAGTTGGAGAATTAATCAACAGTTACCTAGAGCAGTTTCACCTTGCCCCAGTGATGGATGAAGGGGATGTCGCCCACTGGTTCCTCCCACAGGAGCACATTATTGACACGTTTGTAGTGGAG AGTTCAAGTGGTAAATTAACTGACTTCCTGAGCTTCTACACACTCCCTTCAACGGTCATGCATCACCCTATTCACAAAAGCCTCAAAGCGGCTTACTCCTTCTACAACGTGCACACCGAGACGCCCCTCTTAGACCTCATGAACGACGCGCTCATCATAGCCAAGTTG AAAGGATTTGATGTATTCAATGCACTGGATTTAATGGAAAATAAGACATTCTTGGAAAAGCTCAAGTTTGGTGTAGGAGACGGCAATTTGCAGTATTACTTATACAATTGGAGGTGTCCAGGAACAGATTCGGAAAAG GTTGGACTTGTGTTACAGTAG